Part of the Mauremys mutica isolate MM-2020 ecotype Southern chromosome 1, ASM2049712v1, whole genome shotgun sequence genome is shown below.
GTGGATGCTAGAAAACTGCATCTTGGGTCCTGATGCTGTTTAACTCAGATCTAATTGAGatttcatgcaggggaagcctaagccacaaggactgagatccTAGTTCTGACTGTACTGCCCTGAAATATAAActttggactataacctatggactatttctcaaagaactctttgcaactacaaagctcccATCTCTGCTTTGTATCTGAActtcaagaattgaattcacgtCTGTatatatattgatcttttaaccatacactctcttttttcttttaataaattttagtttagttactAACAATTGGCTGTAAGCACGTATTTGGATAAGATTTGGAATACTcagtaacctgggaggtaatgtgcacaatcctttgggactggtagaaccttttcttttacatGATGAAATGAGATTTTCAGTAATCGTTGTCATATTTGACTTGTGTGCCTAGGTGGAGGCCTGAGGTGTAGTTATTTTAATAGAACTGTGTTGCTGGCTTCTGAATAACCAGTGAGGTgtaacagaagctgttttgtgctggctttgtaaatctaagtattggaatatccaccagcttgcTGGAGGGTTGCCTGCTCCTTTCTTTGtagttcaccctaactgagtggCCCCTAATGGGCCCTGGTCACGCCATGCCCGTCCTTTCAACTAGGTTATCAACATGGAGGAGTTGGTTGAGAGGAGCTTTAGGTATTCTACTGGGACAGGCCAGTGTGGTAGTGAGAGAGAGCCTGGAGAAGTGCAAGAGCCGAGGCCAGGTGCAAGATCTGAGGACTGAACCagaggctgtgaaccaaagtcaggccatgtaTTAAAGCAGATGCTCACAAGTTCACTGTCCATCACGTGACACTGGCAAAGTTGTTGCTAGTGTACTAGGCACTAGATATTTATGTTAATATTTTCCAGCTAGTGCAGATACATCCTGTGACATGCTATACCTTGGGGAaacaccctgtaacccccatattcctcctctgtatataattgtgatattacatataaagcatgccatgtgaggtatctGGGGAAAGGTTACGATCTGCTGAACATCATTGTTCTATCCAAATGTGTATCATCAATACATATGAAATTATAAGAATGGAATTGTGTGGTTTTCTCTAAAATATTCTGCGGGTTTGGGAGGCACCGAGATACTGTCTCTACAGAGACGATGACAAGGGAGGTAACCAATACCTGGGTGGCTGCTGTTGAACAGAAATCATGATCCTTTGTCCAGCAAGGAAGTTACAATTGAATGGCTCACCTGCATGCAGCTACACCAGGGGAATTGTTCGGCCtggcctggagactcagcaaggCCCCCAAACAGAACTAAGTGGCTACATGTGGGGcgtttctcctgcccccacctttgctgcaagcaacaaggacactgagGAGAAGACTGAACCACACCAACTAAGGGGACTGACCCAGATTTCAAGGTTGAAACCAACATACTATGGATTGCAATAACCAAAGGCCTGGGAAAATGCTTACTCTAGATGTTGCCCGGTCTAATAAGTTTGAGAGTTTACACTTCATGcttccattttatttcttttggtaactaactctgactttttggctatcacttaatatcacttaaaagcCATCATtttagtcaatacatttgttttattgttcatctttaccagtgagtttgtgtGAAGTATGTGGCAAATCTACCCAGGTTTCACAAGGGCTAGTGTAGATCCACTTTCAGTTGATGAGGcagtgaaccaattaataaatctgcattgATCATCTTGAGCcgtgcaagacagtatattcctggGGTCTAGTGCTTGGAGCTGGATAGGGAGAGGAGAGGTGAGTTGGCTCTGGTAACTTTCTCTGTGTAATTCATGAGTTGCTCTGGGaccattcatgcaatctagctgggtgtgggggtctcCATGTATTGCTGTGCTGAGTTATAAGAGCACTGTGAGGGTTTGCTGCTAGTCAGTAGCAAGgctttgtgagagacagcccaggctggagataGTTAAGGGTGCACAGTCCCAGGTTGCACCCTAGGGATCCTGTAACAAAACTTCCTTTTGTACAGGATAAGATGGTTTGACATAGAATGCATAGAAATGGTTTGTCTAGGAGGGGAAAGCAGAGACTCCTGCTGCTGACTGAGCCAGTTGGCACTCAGATATTAGAGTACCTGAAACCATGGAGGGAGGGTGTAATGGCTTTGCTTTGAAGGCAATAAACTTGGTGGAGTGCCTTTGTCACTGAACCgtgcctgtggtctttctttatgaGTAACATTGAGGTCTGCTGAATGAGCAGGCTGCCTTGTCTGCTAATACTGATAACACTGGAACTCCAAGGACAGAAGCACCGAGCAGCCTGAACGGCGTTACGGAGGGAACAACATTCCAGCCTTCGGCCCTTAACAGCGGCCAGCTGTCACTCTGGGGAACAGGTACAACAGTCACTGACTTGCTCCAGACAGTAGAGTCATTCTCACCTGGGCTCAAAATGTGGCCACTGCCTCAGTTGCTGGGGTTCAATTACTACCCCATTCACCAAAGTGATTTCCTCTGAGACATGGCTAAGGATAAGATTATGTCATGGAGATCCCAGAATCCCGGACTTTCAGAGACTTCCCTGACATTGTCCACTTTAGCCCTGGGGTGTCAGAGCCAGAGCTGTCAGCCACTGCTGGCAGCGGGGGACCCGAAGAGCTGTCAGCCCCAATGGCAGCAGGTACCAAACTCAGGTTTTAGCCCTTACCAGCCGTGTTCCCTCAGCTGGTGCCAGACCCCCGTCGATATTTCTCTTCATGAAAGCAACATCAGTGTGTCTTGTCATGATAACCAAGGAGCGTTGCCCTCACTCTATGGTAACCAAGACTGGTATTAGACTCCCTGGGGGCCAAGGGAAAAATTAAGGAGTGGCCCCATTGCCTGGTGCCAAAGGCTGAGTTTGTTGCCTGGGGCTGAGGCCTGAGCCACCTGCCATTGCCAATCACCGCCCCCGAACATTCCCCCATGCCCCCTAGCAGGGTACACCCCACAGGGTGAAAACCTCGGCTTTACTGTGATTTATTTCCACTTTTGGAGATTAAATTACTTTAATACTCACAGAACATTTACCCACAGTGACTCGCTTTGTGGCACTTCCTGCTCTATTTCGCCCCAGGCAATTTCCCTGCTTGTTAGCCCCTAATGCTGGCCCCGCGGGTaatcctcagcagccagcaggttAAGCCCCAGTTGGTGGCCTAGGCTGGTctagtgtggggtggggggctaaCAAGACAGCCCAATGTTCAGGGGGCTACTGCATTGCTACCACCACCTCCTCAAAGGTGGTATGTAACGCCTGACGGTCATCACCAAGGCCCATCTTCATGATCGTACCAGGATCAAATTGGGATTTGAAGTCTCACTGTCAGATTCCTCACTGCCCCTGGGCGCTGGAGAAAGGACAGTGTTTGTTGCACCAGGCATTGCTGCTGATCCGTGTCCTATTTCCGCTTTGAAGAGGCTCTGCTGTCCCCCTGGGAAGCTGAAGAGCCacccctttcccagagctggccCCAGCTAACTGGAGTTCCCTCTTTTTAACTCTTCCTCCAATTCTGGTATTTGTGAGAGTGGTGGAGCAGGGCTTTTCTGGCCCAAAGCAGCTCCTCAACCCCTGCCACCCTAGTCTGGGATTATATGCTCGCTCTGTCACATACGTGCTTTCAAAACTTGTTGCTATTTTGTCATCCCCAAATGCCTGAGCCATCTGGACTGGACACCTTTTGACCACATACCCATCCTTAAAGGCTTTTGACATTTCTCTAGCTCAAGGGAGGCCTTGTAAACTGCAGCCAGTCTTGTAGTTTGTATAGTTGCAGGTTTTATCAGCATTTTTCTCTGCTTTTGATGTTTGTTTTTCCAGTCCTTCACTAGAGCAATACATGTAATGTTCGCTGACATTGTTCTCCTTCGACACAGCTATCGTCGGCACACAAAGCTCCATTGTCCAGTACTTTCAGTGACCATGTAACTTTCTTCCCACTTAGCGTGAAATGCTCTGTTCTCTGCATCAGCTTTTCTTTCCCTAATGGCAGCCACTGCCATTACTTGCACCCTTGCACTTAGATTACCGTTGTACCACATTTGTGGTTTGAAAATCCACAAAGCACATGCCACAATAAACACAATGCAAAGCTCTGCTCACAGCAGAAACTCAAAAACAACCACCCTTCTGActcaggccacgtctacactaccatgGTAAATCCATAACTTGAGTTATGTGAATAAAACTGAAGTCAAGGTAGCTAAATACATTTACTGCGGTGTCTGCATCGCTCTGTGTCAATGGGACACACtgtcccatcgacttaccttatgcttctcagggtagtggagtacagaaattgatgggagagcactctcacATTGATtgagcatgtcttcaccagacctgcaaACTCGATGTTGCTGCAGCAATCGCAGTAGCGCCAAAACCATGCACTCAGGGAGCAGACTCCGTCAGCGGCCTcacagtcagcagctgccatggGGAGCAGGGATCGCAGAGAGCTGAAAATGGTTTTGTGGTTGGACTAATCATCTTATGGGCCTGTGCCTTGGTGGCCAGCTGCTCAAAAGAATCAGAAttacagggttagaagggactgcaagggtcatctagtgtAACCCCTTGCCAAGAAGtccttctgctgtgctctgtcctccttcctcaacttccagccatgtTCCAGGAACcatgcccccattctctcctccagctgggctaTCTCCCTCATCCTCTGCAGCTGCCTctcctccctctgtctctctctgaacTCCAGCTGTTCCTCTGCCTTGGCCACACCGTCCTGCAGCATTTCATCCTTTTCCTTCTCCCACACCAGTTGAGTGTCTTGTCCCTCAGGCTCCTGGTCCCTTTTCTCTGCCCATCTGAGCTGTGTTAGTAAATATTaacttttaaagatttttttattttaagctcTTGTATTTCTTTTAGATACCAACCAAAAGCCTTTttattttgtgaatttttttttagatggggccaccagatctgcacgcagtattcaagatgtgggcgtaccatggatttacatagcggcaatatgatattttctggcttattatccatccctttcctagtgattcccaacattctgtttgcttttttgactgccgctgcacaatgagcggatgttttcagagaactatccagaatgattccaagatctgtttcttgagtggtaacagctaacttagaccccatcgttttgtatGAATAGTTGGAATTATATTtcgccatgtgcattactttgcatttatcaacactgaattccaTCTGACTTTCCGTTGCCCCCTCACCCAATGTTCTGAGATCCCTCAGTGCCTCTGCAGCCAGCTGTGGACTTaattattttgagtaattttgttttttacccctttttccagatcatttatgaatatattgaacatgccttggtcccaatacagacccctggagacaccactatttacctctgtccattctcaccctttgtttcctatcttttaactggatACTTGGCAATGTTTTCCTTCCTTTGTTTATAAATTAACTCCCAGCTCCAAAGGTAAAcccaggagcagcagaagctctGCTGCATTTAAGAGCTCCGTCTGGGACTAGGGCTTGCACTTTAAGCAGACCTCAAGTTCAGGGGTTGCAGGGTGCAGGGGAtagagccccccccacaccccgccctACCTAAACGGTGGCCCTGATCACTGTATTTGAATTCCCTCTTAACTTTGCTGTTCATGTACTGAGGATTGAACAAGTAGCCAGTTGtcaaaaaaatcaaaccattttGCAAGATATTGTACTGATACACCATAAAATTTCATGAAGTCTTTCCAGAGACATTCAGCAGTGACCGACAGCATCTCGGTTTTCAGCTTTGGATCTGAAGAATCTGTCATTCTTCCATTGCTGAAGTTTCTCAGAATATTCATTATGGCAGACACTTCACATGCTGTCACACTCTCGTTTTCCAAGCAGAGCACAGTATCACTGAAGACTTTCAGGACATTCTGGAGAAAAAACAGATGAACCTCAACTTTTTTAGGCCCCCTCACCTTGTTCTCCATTTTCCATGTTGAAAAACAGCATCCATAGAGATTTTAGATACTCGTCACTGCCCAGACAAATTAACTCTTAACAGCCTGCCATGTATTTACAAGCCTGTTTACATCTGGGAAAAGACTGAACCAGTGTGTCAGAACGTGGTGCAGTAAAGTGGCATAGTCCGTATTCATGAAGTCAAACATGTCTTGGTGTTtagttcataatttttttttaaattgatatgCTGCTTAACATAGGACTCACCGCCATGGTATTTGAAATTAATATTGAAAAATCATGTCCTGGAGTTTACATGGGTCAGACCATTTTCCATTATGAATACATTTTCACCTACTTTAGTGCAGATTAACTAGGGGGAACGggaaagtaggtccacacatcaCAATTAAAGTTATGGCCTGAAGATTAAATAAtgttaatttctttttcttttagctTATTTTACAGAGTGGAAGGAATGCCCAATTGTACCAGAGATTATCTGATCCAGACCTTGGATTTGAAGGGTGCATATGGTGCTACAATTTTTGTGATTGGCTTACTGCTTATGCTTGCTTGGCTTTGCATTCTTTGGTTAGCAGAAAGATTGTGTTGTGTTCATTATATTTTAGGAAGCAAAATAAATACCAGAGCTCAAGCAAAGATAAAATATGTTAGTGTAAGTATTTAGAATAATACATCTGGAAGCATCAGACATTATTCCTATGGAATAATGGCCATGGCTTCAGTATTAAGGATCCTAGTAATTCAGGGGAAATGGAAAAATCAATCCTGAAGGGTGAAAATATAGTTTTTGGCTTTTATATTTTTCTGAATATTTGGGGAAATTTAGGGGTATGTGGATATACATATGGGAGTACCTCTAGGATGGAGGTATGGTTCAAAGAGGATAATACATTTGACTACTCATGGGACAGGATGGGAAAAACAGGACCAAACAAAACCAGATGTAAATAGAAACCTTTTGAGATAAAATTTGAGATATGATGGGAAGACGGCAAAAATGTGACATGGAAATATCTAAAACCAAAAAATTTGGAAGAGCAATGGAGATACTTGTCTATactaagggtgggggagagaactaATGTTTAGATTTAGTTATGATGAGAACAATCTGAATATGAGTACTCTGAACGGTACCTTTTGGAGTTTTGGATTTGATGTAATCACCTTAGATGTAATTCAAGAACAAGAATTGGCTAATATTGATGTGGGATGGAATGAGTCAATGTCTCTCAAAATATGGGAATATAATAAAATAGTGTATTCTTCTATAATGATAAGATTGAGTTGCTTTAGGAAAATTAAACGGGGAGTAGATTTTCAGGGATATGGTCCGTTGTTTCTGTTTATCAATCAAATACCAGAAAAGAAGATTGAACCAAGAATAATGGCAGACGAACACCCATATAGAAAGAGAGAAGTAATTAAAGCCCCAACCATTGTGGACCAATCAGTCTGGTTGGAAGGAATGCAAATAAACATAAGTACACAATATTcagagtaaaagcagcaaagagtcttgtggcaccttacagactaacagacgttttggagcatgagctttcatgggtgaatacccacttcgtcggatgcatgtgttcAGAGTGCACACCATATGCCTTACCTCTACTACAAGCGTGGCAACAATGGGGAGATGGGACTATATGAAATAAAACAGGTAAAGAGGAATATATTGTAGGTGGCACTGGTGCTGTAGCTGGATTGTTAAACTCATTTGATATTGAGACGTTACATGGGGCTATGTCAGCCTTGGGTAAGATTTTGGGGCTATACAGACACATGTATAACAAAATGTTGGTGCATTCTCCCACCAAGGAATAAGAAGTGTGGAGCTCCCGTTGACACAGGGCCAAGCCTTAAAAATGTCTCTAAATGTGAATTTATTTGGTGTGTCCAAAATTAACAATAAAACTATACTAGCAATACGATATGTACAGATGCAAACTTATGGGCTACAATACAGAGAAAGTACGGTCAATGTGTTCAGTAAGGGGCAAAGACCTTTTGAAGGGCTCTGGCCCCAAACTCCCCACTGTagctcagccctggctccccactgGCACAGCTGGTCTGTGCTGACCCAGCTGCCCGTTCTGGTCtgctccagctgcagccccctAGCTGTGTCTCAGCACCgctgctcaggctccagcccacatCCACcttctgggctgcttctctggcccttgTATTTCTTACTCCGGCTGCTGTGCCTCTAGCTCAGCTTCAGGTGCTGCTCAAGTTTTCCAGATTTCTACTGCATTAATAGCCCATAATCACTTAAAACTTAACCTAAAAGTAGTCCCAGCTATTTCttgaaacaaagggttttttttattcacaCATTCATTTATACATCAAATAACAAATGAAAGCTTTCAGTACATACCTACtacagatttgatttttttaaaaaggtacaaGTCCCAGCAGGAGTTTGTCCACATTAGCAACAAATCTATGAGACAACaaagaaattcaaaattaaaCCCACAATACTGGTACTCGTATTCTGATTCAAGGTTGGCAGGGGTTTCAAACAAAAAACAGCAAATATCGGTGTCAAAAAAGACCCAAAGTAGTCCAAAATGTATGTAGTGTAAAAACAACAAGaacattattatattatttatttctatttgcaTTCAATGACAGTAGTGAATGTTCATATTTTGTGTTGAATTAATTTGTTACTGTTAGTCTCGAAAAGGCAACATTTCATCCTTGCTGTCTTCGTCACAAGTAGAATGCTTCTGCTGCTGGTCATACATATCAGTAGTGACCAGTGCAATAATTTCTTTCATTGCTGCAAACTGTTCACAATAGATTTTGTGTGGCTGCATGTACATCCCAACATAAAGAATGTTCTCTAAAACTTCCACTTGCATCTTGTTGAGCTGTTTAGTTTTTATCAAGTTCATCCAAATAACATCCAACTGCAGCATTGCTAAAAGGTAGCAACACCTATGAAAGAGCAAACAAGCCAAGTTTGCTAAAGTCTTTGTCCTCAGCAGCATCCGTGTGTACAAGAAATTCATCCCCAAACTGCTAAACTTTGTTGTCTTGAGTATGAGGCCTCTGAACCATTGGCAAAACTCTCCAATGCTGCTTCAACTTTCCAAGGTCTCCACAAAACAATGGCAAAAATTAAATATCAACCATTCTAGGTCGAGAAGGTCTTAGTACTGCAAACGATTCAATCACCTGGACTTTTAGTGGCAATCTCAGTTTAATCTGTTTCACACACTCCAAAATGAAATCTCAACAGCTACTTTTGACATTTTTGACAACGGTAATGGTTAGTGTGTATTTTGAAAGTTCCAGATGAAAGCGTTGCCAAAATCAACTGCGCAAAGTGGTAAGTTATTGGACCCCAAGGCGATGTCTTAGTTTCTAGAATCCCCAGCAGGGGTAATTTAACTATTCCACTCCTGGTGGTCTCCAGAATAAATCAGTGGGAACCCAGCAATTCTGTCTGATCAGGAATCAAATGCAAACAATCATGCAATCGTCTAACTctgcagtttattagatttaagcatacacagacataagcaataggtttagaacatccaGGCTATTtgaccttgtcataaacagacagttaagggttaatgcctcttttacctgtaaagggttaagaagttcacctagcctagctgacacctgaccagaggagcCAATGGGGGGACAGGATGTTTCAAAAAGAAGAAGGGAAGTTCCCTTTGtcttagtcagtttcagttttggccggagtggaaaagatcaaggaatcagcctcttatcagagtagtgagtATTAAGGAAGGAAATAATTACTCCtgctctggactttagagtacagatatgaggacctgcatgtgaacccctaagctgaattaccagcttagatctggttttgctgccaccactcccaagtactaactcccttccctgggtagtattgagagacttcttcaccaatttcctggtgaacatcGATCCAAATCCTTGCATCGTAACACAAGGTGAATTTAACCaccacccctcctttcccccaccaatttctggtgagtccagatccaatccccttggatcttaacacaaggaaaaaattaatcaggttcttaaaaataagacttttaattaaagaaaagaaaggtaaaagaaaaacctccgggagatagcatacaagctgacctcacagacaacagattcacgCAGGTTTAAAGTCATTGGTGTCCTGGCAAGCATATTCTGAAGGTGTATTTGCCCACtttgtcacgaagctctttggttttgaccccataaatgatagggttgagcatgggggGGATGAGGAAGAAGAGGTTGGCCAAGATAATGTGAATGTGGGGAGCAAAGCCCTGACTGAACCGGTGTGTCAGactggagaagaggaagggagTATAAAATGTCagcatcacacagatgtgggctgtgcaggtgttgagggctttctggtgggctttcttggaggagattctgaggacgGCCCTGATGATCAGGCCATAGGACAGGGCAATGAGCGTCAGGTCAGACCCGATGACTACAAAGGCCATCACCAAGCCATACGTCCTGTTTACTGTGATGTTCCCACATGACATCTTCACCACAGCTATGTGCTCGCAGTACGTATGGGGGATAATGTGGTTGGAACAGAATGGCTgcctgctcaggagcaggggtaggggcagaatgaagagaacagctctTATCAAACCCGCTAGCCCTAGCTTGGCTATTCGTGCATTGGTGAGGATGGTGGCgtatctcagagggttacatatggcaacgtAGCGATCAAAGGCCATTGTCACAAGGACGGCTGAGTGCATAACAGAAACTGCATGAAgaaagaacatctgggtgaggcagccgcccacagtaatgcctttcaaattgaaccaaaatatacacagtgccttcGGTATGACAGAGGTAGACGTGCTGATGTCTGTGAgcgccagcatgcagagcagcaggaacatcggcttgtgcagggtctgctctttgcctacaacaaacagaagCGTGACATTTCCCAACAGGCTGATAACGTAGAacatagagaaagggatggaaatccagacatgggcaggttccaggccagggatTCCTGTAAGGATGAATGTTGAAGGGTCAGAGGGGGTCACGTTGAAAGCTGCCATGAGATGTTCAATGCATCGATCGGGTTCGGAAAAGCTTAAAGTGCCTGTGAAGGAAGAGAAGCACAACAAGGGGAATTACAGACTTTAGAACAAATAGCACAgtaaatattttatagttattaCAAATCTACTAAGGGGGTGAACAATGACGTGGCAACATCTGCAAATGGCACCAGATTACTTAGGTCACAGCCAAGTGCAGAGAAGTCCTCAGAGGGAGCTAACAAAGCCCAATGAAGTGTCAGAAACTGCAGCTTGTATGGCCTTGGAAGGGAAAACTTGAACTCCTCAAACACCTTGCCAAGTTTTGATTGAACAgcctgtagcctgatttagggtgtactaataatattaagttaattaatcaatttaattcttattaatttaatttaaataattaatattaataataagtaATTGTTAATATTAATAGTATGGCTTTTAGGCTcaccaatctgtttgatcagaagataaaagttcttttcccgaatcaggctccacagaatttacaaaggaccctcagaggtatgacaggaagctcacactgggACATATATATCCTTAAAGACTtcttattaaaatcaataatagtaagtaaatggtaaaatacccagagttacaaagttacaattgcattactgctattcaaaagatacatatgataatatagtattatatgctACAAAGCTTTAGTTAATATggtcacacccttccttgataacctggcgGTAAGACACACCGGACCAGCCTTGTGGTTCAGGTTTttcaattcttgagtgagggatgcagtgcttagGAGAAACTAATGCTAACAGCTCTTAAAGTGAacttagggtttacttgactaacttaaacttaaagtcaaaacctaataaacaaactaagaataaaagcctagggaaaccaagcttagcctagttcccttgaaacttagAAAGTTTAGGAAGAACAAGTATAGCCTACAAATAGTAGCAGTCAtcatagaataaaataaaatagaaagagTGAGTAAAACTAAGTAAGATAGAGTAAAGTGGAGTGAGTAAGTGAGAACGGAGTACTCTAGTGaggtgggtcacctcttttatagggcagaagtgccagaaatccttcctcctatacccaaatttcattcctcatcCAAAAtatgttagggtacgcttactccataggctaaaatgtatgtgcgtattgatgacatgtacatatgcacatacGTTTCCTTGTGGTGTgcctgttaagtctgtgggtacaaacTGACCCCCCCATGCCATTCTTCAATTATCTATTGGTCTAGATAAAAGGCCCCAGACATTTGCGTGAATACTTATCTATTTAGGTAACAAGCTATAGGTCAACTTTACTTTCCTGGGTAAAAGGTCTTAAtctagatatgctaactttgcattagcttaacatacaggttTTGGCCTGTAGGACttttgcattacagccaaactaactttaatataaatctataaacctattacaataaaccaaatacttaaactataagaaaaatatatatagatatagatatagatagatatagatatatatgcaagcaagcaggTTAGTCCTACAGGCTCAAAACAAAAATCTGGGTGTCATGGTACACAGCTCTGTGAAACCCTTTTCACAGCGCAAGCACAGAAACAAACTAAGCAAAACATTGGGATCCAGGAGGAGTGGGATCGGGAATCCTACTGAAAATACAATGCCATGAGATCAGTCAGTCAATGTTTCACCCTCTTCTAGACTCCTCTGTGTAGCACTGGGCACCCTTCTCACACGGGATATTGCAGAACTAGTGGGGTTCAGGGAAGGGCAACGAGAATGATCAAAGCCCTGGGGAAACTATCATACGGAGAGAGGTTGAAAAGCCTGGAATTGTTACCTTTACACACTAGGTGTGtgacagagcaggaagcagggtggatttgacctgggaatgttgcaggggagttaCATTGGGGAGTGGGGACTTCCCTTGAAAGAAgctacctgagctgtaacctgagccaggaggggggttgagagaagtgacaccttctggCCCAGAGACTGAAcagagaggaggagctggggggagggggaagagagctgctggaggaggtttttgtttttcagtcttgggctgggtggtgcaatgcagggaaccccaaactggggtctaagctccctaaaccccccagaaggacttgttTGAGGGTTGT
Proteins encoded:
- the LOC123362503 gene encoding putative olfactory receptor 52P1, coding for MAAFNVTPSDPSTFILTGIPGLEPAHVWISIPFSMFYVISLLGNVTLLFVVGKEQTLHKPMFLLLCMLALTDISTSTSVIPKALCIFWFNLKGITVGGCLTQMFFLHAVSVMHSAVLVTMAFDRYVAICNPLRYATILTNARIAKLGLAGLIRAVLFILPLPLLLSRQPFCSNHIIPHTYCEHIAVVKMSCGNITVNRTYGLVMAFVVIGSDLTLIALSYGLIIRAVLRISSKKAHQKALNTCTAHICVMLTFYTPFLFSSLTHRFSQGFAPHIHIILANLFFLIPPMLNPIIYGVKTKELRDKVGKYTFRICLPGHQ